In the Pectinatus sottacetonis genome, TGGGAACGGCAACAGAGCCTGCTATGGAATGACAACTTTGTGGAATACTGTTGACATATTCCCACAAAGCGATAAAATATCGTGGATATATTTCCACGGACGAGGGGTGTCGAAAATGTGGATTTGACATTCATTCACTCCTCTCGTTTCACGTCGAGAGTGTCTGCTTGATGTCAAGGGTTCAAAAGTAATGTCTAAAAAAGCCTTGAAATAAAGGTATTTCCGAGAATTGGAGGTCAAACTTCAGCTCTCGAATTTTTAGCTATACGCTAGGAACTAAACATATCCACTGACAAAATACCGTAGGGTTGAGTTGACAGGATTGTTAACGGTAAAGGACTATATCCTAGGGGAATCATTGCAAATGTTATGGAATGACTGTGTATAAATTACTTCATATGGTAGAAAGTGAGGAGATTTTTAAATGCCGACTTTGGGGAAACTGAGCGAGATAAAAGACTTGAGAACAGTATGGCCGCATGAGGCTTTAGATTTCACACCGTGGCTTGCTGATGAAGAAAACCTAGCTATGCTATCAGATACAGTGGGCTTGGAAATAACTCTGGATGAAACTGAGTCAAACGTGGGCGATTTTAATGTTGATATATACGCTACTGAAACAGGAACTGATAGAAAGATAATTATTGAAAATCAGCTTGAGGATACCGACCATGACCATCTTGGCAAGCTGATTACTTATGCTTCTGGCAAGTCTGCCGATGTCGTGATATGGGTTGTGAAACGTGCAAGAGAAGAACATCGTTCAGCTATTGAATGGCTGAATAATCACACAGATGAAAATATCGCATTCTTCCTTTTGGAAATTAAACTGTATCAAATTGGGAATTCAGATATCGCCGTAAAATTTGAGGTAATTGAAAAACCAAACGATTGGACGAAGGAAATCAAACGTCAAACAAGTAGTTCTGCTACACTTCAGGCCAGGTATGATTATTGGGTTGCGTTTAATGAACACGCATTTAATGATGAAGCGTTTGCAAGGGCATTTAACAGGAGAAAAGCTAGCACTGACCATTGGATGACACTAAGCGTTGGTTCTTCGGCTTGCCATATTAGCCTATTGCAAGTCAGGAAAGACAATACTCTTACGGTAGAATGGTATATTACTGACGACAAGGAATTATACCAGAAATTTTATGCACATAAGGCAGAAATTGAAACAGAAATGGGAATAGCCCTTGATTGGCGAGAACTGCCAGATAAAAAGGCAAGTAGGGTTATTATTACACATCCAGCTGAGTTTGATAACAAAGACAAGTGGTCAGAACAGTTTGAATGGGCGATGGATGTTGCAATGAAGATGAAAAAGGCCTTTAAGAAATATCTGTGATATTTTTAGAAAATCCGAGTGGAAGTCAAAATCTGATCGGCTTTTTTTGACCATATTCTTTGACCATATTCTTTGAATCAGCTGTATCATCAAATATTATAAAATATCATATAAAGAGGAGAAAGATAATAAAAATTATCGCGAATCAAAGTCGCTGGTGTTATAATAAAAAATATATATTTGTGTCTACATACATAAAGTGAGCGGCGATGAGAATGAGTAAAGACAACAGTATGGATGATAACTATATTAGTATCGATGAAGCTTGGTGTTGTGAATGCAAAGGTAATAAAGTTAGTGAGCGGAGGATAACTAAGTGGACAATCATGGAGATATTATTATTTATCAAACCGAAGATGGTCTGACAAAAATAGATGTAAATATGCAGGATGAAACTGTGTGGTTGACACAAGAGCAAATGGCGGAGTTGTTTCAAAGGGACAAATCTACGATTTCTCGGCATATAAAGAATATTTTTTCTGAAGGAGAGTTGGATGAAAAAGTGGTTGTTGCAGAATTTGCAACAACCAGTCAACATGGTGCTATAGAGGGGAAGACACAGAATAACATTACAAGGTTTTACAATCTCGATGTCATCATCTCCGTTGGCTATCGTGTAAAATCACAGCGTGGTGTGCAGTTCCGTATATGGGCAACAAATATACTGAAAGAGTACATAAAAAAAGGCTTTGCAATGGATGATGACCGTTTAAAAGAATTGGGCGGTGGTGGATACTTTAAGGAACTGCTGGAAAGAATCCGTGACATCCGAGCTTCTGAAAAGGTATTCTATCGGCAGGTGCTCGAAATTTATGCGACCAGTATCGATTACAATCCTACAGCAGCAGTTTCTATGCAGTTCTTCAAGCGAGTGCAAAACAAAATCCATTATTCTGTTTCAGGTGAAACTGCAGCGGAGGTCATCTATCATCGGGCGGATGCAGAGAAGGATTTCATGGGCTTGATGACTTTTTCAGGAGATGAGCCTACTTTGCGTGAGGCAAAGATTGCTAAGAACTATTTGGATGAAAAGGAACTAAGATCGATGGGACAGCTCGTCTCAGGTTATCTTGATTTTGCAGAGAGACAGGCTGAGCGTGAAATCAAGATGACCATGGAGGATTGGTCGAAGCATCTGGATGGAATTTTAACATCTACCGGTGAAAAACTTTTAACTGGAAACGGAAGTATTAGCCATAATCAGGCTATGAATAAAGCGCAGACGGAATACAAAAAATATGAAGCCAAAACACTTAGCAGTGTGGAGCGGGACTATTTTGATAGCATAAAACAGCTGGAGAAAAAGGCAAGTGGTAGAAGATAAAGAAGGTGATTTTTAGTGGTTGAAAAAAATAACAAGCTTCAAATCCGTAATAGTACCGTAGATTTCCTTGTGTTCACTATGGATGCGAAGGAAGACGGAATAGAAGTACGTGTACAGGATAATGATGTGTGGCTGACCCAAAAAGCAATTGGACAGCTTTTTAATGTGGATAGAAGTGTTGCAACAAAGCATTTAAAAAATATTTTTGACAGTGGGGAACTTGACGAAAATGGATGCAAGGCTCTGGACTGAGTTTTATTATAGTAAAGGCAATTGAATATAAGCAACAACATCCATCCACTGGCGTTATGTTTAAGGGAAAGATTATCCCTTATGATAATTCATTGCAACACCGCAATATTGTTATTGCTGAAACATTGGGTGTAATTGAAAACATAATTTTATTTAGTATTTCTAATTATTTTTTACGATTTACAAATGAATATAAAAAATACCATCAAATACAAACGTTACAGAATGATTGGTATGAATATGTGGAATATGGTACAACTAATCCATTAACAATTGTGTTGCAACGGAGTGGCTTTTCTCGTGAAACATCCACTTACATAAAGAAAAATAGGGATGAATATGTATTTACTATGAAAAACGGTGAGAAAAAAATAAGAAAATCAATTTTAGAATGCCATAATCAAAGTTTGAAAAGAGAAGCATTGGAAATTCAATATAATATGCCAGAATTATTTATAAGTTAAAGGTTATAAGTTAAATCAAGTTCATAAAAATTAATTTATATATAAGCAGAACCCAGAAATTAGAAAATTTGTTTGTAGAATGAATACCTAAAGGGTGTATCATAAATAATTTAGAAATTAGACAGCAAGTTCGTCAATGGCGTTAAAATCATATGAGTAATAAAAGAGATTCCCAAAACTATTATAATAGGAGTGGTACTAATGAGAAACTTTAGAGATTTTACCCCTCATGAACGACGTAATTATATAACTCTTTCTACAGGCGAGTATTATCCAGATATTTTAGAAGATGCTTGCAGGTTATATTCACCTGTATTAGAGATGTTTTCTAATATGTTAAGACGCTCAGAAAGTTCCTCAGCATTGCTTATGAATATATCTGAAGCGCCAAATCAATGGATGCGTATTCAGCTTTGTCGGGTGTTTAGGAAGTATGTTTCGCCAGAAACACCTGTTGAAATGTTAAAGAAAAAATCTCAGGCAGAGAAGATTTGTAAAGATTTTGGTGATGGATTTAGAGCAATACATATAGTGCAAGAACGCTTTGATATGCGGCCGCTTCCGGATGAGGCATTATGTGCTATTTTATGGGAATATAAAGATCGAGGCAAAAAAGGATACGACCTTACAGGTAAGTTTTTTGACTTGATTCAAAGCGAATTTCCACATTTGATTATTGAAGGACCACGTGGTGCTGGAGCAGATATTCAAGCAACATCTATTTGGAATGATTATCCTAATAAGAGTAGACCTTTGGACTTTGTTATTTATTCGAAAGATAAAAAATATATATATGCTGTTGGACTTGCTAGATATGATGGTGATAGAGGCGGGGCTCAGGAAGATGATAGAACCGGTGGATACAAAAATTGTGCTGATGAGATATTGGGATATGTACATACACATGATTTAAAAACAAAGGTAATTTTTTTAAATGATGGACCTGGATTACTGTTAGGTTCAATGTGGGATGATTATTCTAGTATAGAGGAACGTTTTCCGAATGAAGTTATAGTTATTACCTTACGCATGATAAACGAACGCTTGACAAAAGAGTGGTTGACAGGAGGAGAGTAAATGGCTACAGGCATACCGCCTAAAAAATATTTAAAACATAAGAAGATTTCCGTTTCCCTTACATATGAAGGAAAGGAGGATGTTAAAAGAATTTTATCATATCATAATAAGCCTTTTGATATACAAATACCTGTAAACGGTGATGGGGATAATCGCTTATTTTATGGGGATAATCTTGATGCTTTAAGCTATTTATTAAATAATGGATATCGAAAAAAAATAAAATTAATATATATAGATCCGCCATTTGCTACCTCTTCAAACTTTGTTAATCGCAAGCAAGAGCATGCGTATAGCGACGTACTTGATGGTGGAGAATATGTTGAGTTCTTGCGTAAGAGGATTGTATTTCTATATGAATTATTATCAGATGATGGATCGATTTATCTTCACTTAGACAATAAAATGGTTTTTACTATGAAATTAGTCATGGATGAAGTTTTTGGAGAAAGTAATTGTCGGGCATTTATTACGAGGAAGAAGTGCAGTACAAAAAATTATACTAAAAATACTTATGGAAATATTTCTGATTATATATTATTTTATTCTAAATCCAATAAGTATACATGGAATCGTCCATACGATCCATGGGAGTATGAAAAAATGATTGAACAATATCCTTATGTTGATGAAAGGACAGGGAGACGATACAAAAAGGTTCCAGTTCATGCACCTGGTATCAGAAATGGAGAAACAGGAAAAGAATGGCGTGGTAAGATGCCACCACCTGGTAAACATTGGCAATATACACCTGATAAATTAGATAAATTTGATGCTGCAGGAGAAATTTATTGGAGTCCAACAGGAAATCCAAGGCGGATGGTTTTTTGTGATCCACAAAAAGGTATTCCAGTACAAGATATTTGGTTAAATTATCGTGACTCAATTAATCAGGCACAAAAAACGACGGGATATCCGACAGAGAAAAACTTAAATATGCTCAAGTTAATAGTGCTGGCTTCATCTGATCCTGGAGATTTAGTTCTTGATTGCTTTGCTGGCAGTGGAACAACTTTAGGGGCAGCTTTTGAAAATAATCGATATTGGATTGGTGTAGATAATAGTATTGAAAGCATAAAAGCGATTATGAAACGTTTTACAGATGGATTAGATATTTATGGTAATTATGTTAATAATCAAGAATATGTAAAGTCTACTTTAGATTTTATGGGCAAATGTTCGTTTAGTATTATAACATCGAAGGAAAATGAAAAAAACATTAGTGATTTATGCATATAAAAAATGAGCTAAATAAAATCCATTTTAAAGAATATATCTGTATATCTTATATGGAGTAGAAAATTGAGTTTTAAAATTATCTGATTGATGATTTTTTGAAAGAATTCTAAATCTGTCGATCTCTTAGTGCTAAAGGATATCCTTATGATAACGTGGTAACAGAAGCTAAATTTAAAATTATATAAAGTAAAAATTCGATGATAGTATAGATTTATGTCTGCACCCCTTTATATGCTACATTCATGAAAACTTAAA is a window encoding:
- a CDS encoding site-specific DNA-methyltransferase is translated as MATGIPPKKYLKHKKISVSLTYEGKEDVKRILSYHNKPFDIQIPVNGDGDNRLFYGDNLDALSYLLNNGYRKKIKLIYIDPPFATSSNFVNRKQEHAYSDVLDGGEYVEFLRKRIVFLYELLSDDGSIYLHLDNKMVFTMKLVMDEVFGESNCRAFITRKKCSTKNYTKNTYGNISDYILFYSKSNKYTWNRPYDPWEYEKMIEQYPYVDERTGRRYKKVPVHAPGIRNGETGKEWRGKMPPPGKHWQYTPDKLDKFDAAGEIYWSPTGNPRRMVFCDPQKGIPVQDIWLNYRDSINQAQKTTGYPTEKNLNMLKLIVLASSDPGDLVLDCFAGSGTTLGAAFENNRYWIGVDNSIESIKAIMKRFTDGLDIYGNYVNNQEYVKSTLDFMGKCSFSIITSKENEKNISDLCI
- a CDS encoding DUF4268 domain-containing protein, producing MPTLGKLSEIKDLRTVWPHEALDFTPWLADEENLAMLSDTVGLEITLDETESNVGDFNVDIYATETGTDRKIIIENQLEDTDHDHLGKLITYASGKSADVVIWVVKRAREEHRSAIEWLNNHTDENIAFFLLEIKLYQIGNSDIAVKFEVIEKPNDWTKEIKRQTSSSATLQARYDYWVAFNEHAFNDEAFARAFNRRKASTDHWMTLSVGSSACHISLLQVRKDNTLTVEWYITDDKELYQKFYAHKAEIETEMGIALDWRELPDKKASRVIITHPAEFDNKDKWSEQFEWAMDVAMKMKKAFKKYL
- a CDS encoding virulence RhuM family protein translates to MDNHGDIIIYQTEDGLTKIDVNMQDETVWLTQEQMAELFQRDKSTISRHIKNIFSEGELDEKVVVAEFATTSQHGAIEGKTQNNITRFYNLDVIISVGYRVKSQRGVQFRIWATNILKEYIKKGFAMDDDRLKELGGGGYFKELLERIRDIRASEKVFYRQVLEIYATSIDYNPTAAVSMQFFKRVQNKIHYSVSGETAAEVIYHRADAEKDFMGLMTFSGDEPTLREAKIAKNYLDEKELRSMGQLVSGYLDFAERQAEREIKMTMEDWSKHLDGILTSTGEKLLTGNGSISHNQAMNKAQTEYKKYEAKTLSSVERDYFDSIKQLEKKASGRR